The genomic DNA ATGCGGTGGAATACGGCGTGCGCCTCAGATTCGCCCCTTTGTTCATGGCGATCCTCCTGTTTTTGATCGCGGGCGGAATTTTGGGCAGTGCGTACGATTTGTATAACTATATCCCCCGTTTCGACGAGATCCTGCACGGCATTTCCGGCGTGATCTTCGCCGTGCTCGGGTTTTCGCTGATGAAAGCGCTGCTCGGCAAAGAGGAGAGCAATAAAAATTTTTTCATCTGTCTTTTCGTGGGGCTGTTGTTCAGCCTGTCCATCGCCCTCTTATGGGAGATGTTCGAATACGCCGCTTATGCGTTTTTCGGCATCGATATGCAGGAAGATATGCTGATAGACGGTTTTTCCTCCTACTTTTTGATGGGCACGCACAACGCGACGGAAGTGATCGACGGCATTACCCAGACGGTCATCTACTATGCGGACGGCACGAAAGTCATTCTCGGCGGCTATCTGGACGTCGGGCTTTTCGATACGCTCAACGATATGCTCGTGTGCCTTATGGGGGGCGTCGTCTATATTGCGGCACTTCTTATCGACCATAAACTGGGGGGAAGGCTCCGCAGACTTTTGGTTCCCGAAACGAACGCGTTCGAGCGTGCCAAGCGCCAAAAGAAGGAAAAGGCGCCCGCAAAGGAGTTGTGATGCAGTTTGAGATCGGTCCCGTCATCGCGGCGGTGCGCAGCGCGGAAGAATACGCCGCGGCGCTTGAAAGCGGCGCGGAGACCGTATTCGTCGTCAAGAGCGATCTTCTGTCTTTGCGGGAGATGCTCGCAGAAAAGCGTGGCAAACAGGTATTCGTGCATGCGGATACGTGCGAGGGGCTCGGCAAAGACAAAGTGGGGCTGGAAGTTCTCTCGCGTCTGGGCGCGGACGGCGTCATCAGCACGAAAAATTCTTTGATCGCCGCGGCGAAAGGCCTGGGGCTGGGAACGGTACAGCGGTTTTTCCTCATCGATTCGCTGTCCGTGCAGACCGCTTTCGAGAGCGTGTCCGCCTCCCGTCCCGACTGCGCGGAACTGATGCCCGGCGTCCTATGCAAAGAGATCGCGCGCTTTCGCGCGCGGACGCAGCCGTTCAACGTCAAGATCATCGCGGGTGGGCTTATCGAGAGCAAATCCGACGTGATCGCCGCGCTTTCCGCGGGCGCCGACGCCGTTTCCGTCGGCAGACAAGAATTATGGTATATATAATAATTTGATCATTATCAAAACAAAAAAGACGTCTTTTTTGTTTGGGCGCGCCCAAACAAAAAAGACGTCTTTTTTGTTTGGGCGCGCCCAAACAAAAACAAATCTATTCGCAAATAAATGAAAAAATGAAACATACTAATACAAAGGAAAAAACAAATGAAAGAGAAAAACGTTCAGATATCGGTTATCATACC from Candidatus Borkfalkia ceftriaxoniphila includes the following:
- a CDS encoding glycerol-3-phosphate responsive antiterminator, which encodes MQFEIGPVIAAVRSAEEYAAALESGAETVFVVKSDLLSLREMLAEKRGKQVFVHADTCEGLGKDKVGLEVLSRLGADGVISTKNSLIAAAKGLGLGTVQRFFLIDSLSVQTAFESVSASRPDCAELMPGVLCKEIARFRARTQPFNVKIIAGGLIESKSDVIAALSAGADAVSVGRQELWYI